The Carnobacterium sp. 17-4 genome has a window encoding:
- the thiM gene encoding hydroxyethylthiazole kinase — MLSQIKKTAPLVHCMTNYVVANFTANGLLAVGASPIMADEVNEVTEIVSIAQALLINIGTVNDRTAEAMLLAGGKANELSIPIVLDPVGVGSTSYRKQLVQLLLKNIQFNLIRCNAGELAAIAGEVWQSKGVDSGTGEIDIALVAKRIALQYRCLVIVTGKSDFITNGHEGLYVSGGKEIATHITGTGCLLSAICAASLASGGATNQLQNLVTTLKDYKQAAEQSTNKVGDFALQFMNRLQELAEVER, encoded by the coding sequence ATGTTATCACAAATAAAAAAGACAGCTCCTTTAGTGCATTGCATGACAAACTATGTGGTCGCTAATTTTACGGCGAATGGTTTACTTGCAGTCGGTGCTTCACCTATTATGGCTGATGAAGTGAACGAGGTAACTGAAATAGTGTCGATTGCTCAAGCTTTACTTATTAATATTGGTACTGTGAATGACCGTACAGCAGAAGCTATGTTGCTAGCTGGGGGAAAAGCCAATGAATTATCCATTCCTATTGTGTTGGATCCTGTAGGCGTTGGTTCTACAAGTTATCGAAAACAATTGGTTCAGCTACTTTTAAAGAATATTCAATTTAATTTGATTCGGTGTAATGCAGGAGAATTAGCAGCAATTGCGGGAGAGGTTTGGCAATCAAAAGGTGTAGATAGTGGCACAGGTGAAATAGATATTGCTCTAGTAGCAAAACGAATTGCTTTGCAATATAGGTGTTTGGTTATTGTAACAGGTAAATCAGATTTTATAACAAATGGACATGAGGGATTATACGTTTCAGGAGGCAAAGAAATAGCAACACATATTACAGGTACAGGGTGTTTATTAAGTGCTATCTGTGCAGCGTCTCTTGCTAGTGGAGGTGCAACAAATCAACTGCAGAATTTAGTAACAACGCTAAAAGACTACAAACAAGCTGCTGAACAAAGTACAAATAAAGTAGGGGATTTTGCCTTGCAATTTATGAACAGATTACAAGAGTTAGCGGAGGTTGAGAGATGA